One genomic window of Devosia salina includes the following:
- a CDS encoding ATP-dependent helicase, with product MPGDVAYLDSLNAGQRRAVEHGSSTPQAGPLLVIAGAGSGKTNTLAHRVAHLIVNGTDPRRILLLTFSRRAAAEMIRRVERIATRVLGVGSGAITDSLTWAGTFHGIGARLLREYAHHIGLDPAFTIHDREDSADLMNLVRHELTFSETKSRFPTKGTCLAVYSRVVNSQADLEEILQSVFPWCAMWSAELRNLFGAYVEAKQKQNVLDYDDLLLYWAGMMAEPMIAQRVSSQFDHVMVDEYQDTNRLQAAILLAMRPEGRGLTVVGDDAQSIYSFRAASVRNILDFPTTFDPPAEIVTLDQNYRSTQPILAAANAVIEQATERFTKNLWSERVSEAKPNLVTVKDEADQVRYIASSVLEAREAGTPLKQQAVLFRTSSHSGPLEIELTRRNIPFVKFGGLKFLDAAHVKDLLAVMRWAENPRDRVAGFRVLQLMPGIGPTTAGRILDVIEASTNAAWALSEVPPPSKAGQHWTDLVTLVSRLSGRETGWPLELAHARHWYEPLMEDRYEDAATRTADIVQLEQIASGYPNREKFLTELALDPPDATSGQAGVPMRDEDYLILSTIHSAKGQEWKSVHVLNVVDGCIPSDLGTGSTQELEEERRLLYVAMTRAKDELHLLVPQRFYVTQQTRNGDRHLYAQRTRFIPRTMMVLFEDFFWPPVASVRDGALPASPVVVDLGAKMRGMW from the coding sequence GTGCCTGGTGATGTCGCCTATCTCGATAGCCTCAATGCTGGGCAGCGCCGGGCCGTCGAGCATGGAAGCTCGACCCCTCAAGCCGGCCCCCTGCTCGTTATTGCCGGCGCGGGGTCCGGCAAGACCAACACCCTTGCTCACCGCGTCGCCCACCTGATCGTCAATGGCACCGACCCCCGCCGCATCCTGCTCCTGACATTCTCCCGACGCGCGGCAGCAGAGATGATCCGACGAGTCGAACGTATCGCCACCAGAGTGCTCGGTGTGGGCTCGGGCGCAATCACCGACAGTCTGACCTGGGCGGGCACCTTCCATGGGATTGGAGCCAGGCTCCTGCGGGAATATGCTCATCACATTGGCCTGGATCCTGCCTTCACCATTCATGACCGCGAAGATTCTGCCGATCTGATGAACCTCGTCCGGCATGAGTTGACCTTCAGTGAGACCAAATCGCGCTTTCCCACCAAGGGGACGTGCCTCGCGGTCTACTCCCGCGTCGTCAACAGCCAGGCCGATCTCGAAGAAATCTTGCAGTCGGTCTTCCCATGGTGCGCCATGTGGTCCGCCGAGTTGCGGAACCTCTTTGGCGCCTACGTGGAGGCGAAGCAGAAACAAAACGTCCTCGATTACGATGACCTGCTGCTTTATTGGGCCGGGATGATGGCCGAGCCTATGATTGCCCAGCGGGTCTCAAGCCAGTTCGATCATGTGATGGTTGACGAGTACCAGGATACCAACCGCCTCCAGGCCGCCATTCTCTTGGCAATGCGGCCCGAAGGCAGAGGTCTGACGGTGGTCGGGGACGACGCCCAATCCATCTACTCTTTCCGGGCCGCCTCTGTCCGAAACATCCTGGACTTTCCTACGACATTCGACCCACCGGCCGAGATCGTGACACTCGATCAGAACTACCGGTCCACCCAGCCCATCCTGGCCGCCGCCAACGCCGTTATCGAGCAAGCAACCGAGCGCTTCACCAAGAACCTCTGGTCGGAGCGCGTCTCGGAGGCGAAGCCAAACCTTGTGACCGTCAAGGATGAGGCGGACCAGGTCCGCTATATCGCCAGTTCGGTGCTCGAGGCGCGCGAGGCCGGCACACCCCTCAAGCAACAGGCGGTCCTTTTCCGGACATCAAGCCATTCCGGGCCGCTCGAGATCGAGCTGACCCGTCGCAATATCCCCTTCGTCAAGTTCGGCGGCCTCAAGTTCCTCGACGCCGCCCACGTGAAAGACCTGCTGGCGGTTATGCGGTGGGCAGAGAATCCACGCGACCGCGTGGCGGGGTTCCGTGTGTTGCAATTGATGCCGGGTATCGGGCCGACCACTGCTGGGCGCATCCTGGATGTGATCGAGGCGTCCACGAACGCAGCCTGGGCACTGTCCGAGGTTCCGCCGCCGTCCAAGGCAGGACAGCACTGGACTGATCTCGTCACCCTCGTCTCTCGGTTGTCCGGCCGAGAAACCGGCTGGCCCCTGGAGCTGGCGCACGCCCGTCACTGGTACGAGCCTCTCATGGAGGACCGGTACGAGGACGCTGCGACCAGAACCGCAGATATCGTGCAGCTCGAACAGATCGCATCGGGGTACCCGAACCGCGAGAAGTTCCTCACGGAACTGGCCCTCGACCCGCCAGATGCCACAAGCGGCCAAGCGGGCGTGCCGATGCGCGATGAGGATTATCTCATCCTCTCGACAATTCATTCCGCCAAGGGCCAGGAGTGGAAATCGGTCCACGTCCTCAACGTTGTTGATGGCTGTATTCCGTCCGATTTGGGAACCGGCTCAACGCAAGAACTGGAGGAAGAGCGGCGGCTGCTTTATGTCGCCATGACGCGGGCCAAGGACGAGCTGCACTTGCTCGTGCCGCAGCGGTTCTATGTCACCCAGCAGACCCGAAACGGCGACCGGCACCTCTATGCGCAGCGCACGCGCTTCATCCCTCGCACCATGATGGTGCTATTCGAGGACTTCTTTTGGCCGCCAGTGGCGTCTGTTCGGGACGGCGCGTTGCCGGCAAGTCCGGTGGTGGTGGACTTGGGCGCGAAGATGCGGGGAATGTGGTAA
- a CDS encoding glucose/sorbosone family PQQ-dependent dehydrogenase, translating into MSACKPRHQQPLSCLMSGVALGVALTCASAVAQENPVEIERGEDQLFSGRVLTTGLSNPWEITWGPDDMLWVTERSSGEVTRVDPRTGEQQTLLTIEDLSVDVQHQGLLGLALHPELLQGSGNDYVYLSYTYETGSTLSPDPRQKLVRYTYDEANQVLADPFELISGVPAWNDHNAGRVKIGPDLKLYYTLGEQGANFGGNYQRPNRAQELPTQEEVKAQDWNTYSGKVLRLNLDGSIPDDNPEINGVRSHIFTYGHRNPQGIDFGPGGTIYVSEHGPDTDDELNVAEAGGNYGWPFVAGYRDDSAYVYGNWSEASADLRYTGRDIPEEVPKYPESEFEPDIIEPIATYWTVGDDYDFEGNCGWICNPTIAPGSIQYYAAGERGIPEWDNSVLLPTLKHGTLYVQPLSEDGLAADGRPTAWFSTQNRYRDTAIGPDNRTIFIATDGFGTAAQIYGERGFTNVLHNPGTILTFTYQGELAEAQAVSGLGLGPASDQELDGQREPSSEASAAEGESSTKGSNESVGSQEMSGGDAIGAEAPERAAQTDVDTSFDQLFDNGRTLYGINCAACHAVNGQGAQGPALAGSKALDDDEYLARTLVHGFGYMPPFGDQLSDLQLSAIATYIRNSWGNEFGILPPDDFAQQR; encoded by the coding sequence ATGTCCGCCTGCAAACCACGCCATCAGCAACCTTTGTCCTGTCTTATGAGCGGAGTTGCTCTTGGCGTGGCCCTGACTTGTGCGTCAGCTGTCGCCCAGGAAAATCCTGTCGAGATCGAACGGGGCGAAGATCAGCTCTTTTCGGGTCGTGTGCTCACCACGGGATTGTCCAACCCGTGGGAAATCACCTGGGGCCCCGACGACATGCTCTGGGTCACGGAGCGTTCGTCCGGGGAGGTGACACGTGTCGACCCGCGGACCGGCGAGCAACAGACACTCCTGACGATTGAGGATCTGAGTGTTGACGTGCAGCATCAGGGGCTACTGGGTCTGGCGCTGCACCCGGAACTGCTGCAGGGCAGCGGCAATGACTATGTCTATCTCTCCTATACCTACGAGACCGGCTCTACCCTGTCACCTGATCCACGCCAGAAGCTGGTGCGCTACACCTATGACGAGGCCAACCAGGTCCTGGCCGATCCTTTCGAACTGATTTCCGGAGTGCCAGCGTGGAACGACCACAATGCCGGCAGGGTGAAGATCGGCCCCGACCTGAAACTTTACTACACATTGGGCGAGCAGGGCGCCAATTTTGGAGGCAACTACCAACGCCCCAACCGTGCACAGGAGCTGCCCACGCAGGAGGAGGTCAAGGCCCAGGACTGGAATACCTATTCGGGTAAGGTGCTGCGCCTCAATCTTGACGGGTCGATTCCAGACGACAATCCGGAGATCAACGGTGTGCGCAGCCACATCTTCACCTACGGGCACAGGAACCCGCAAGGGATCGACTTTGGGCCGGGTGGCACTATCTATGTCTCGGAACACGGTCCGGACACCGATGACGAACTCAACGTTGCGGAAGCGGGGGGAAACTACGGCTGGCCGTTCGTCGCCGGCTACCGTGATGACAGTGCTTATGTCTATGGCAACTGGAGCGAGGCCTCCGCTGATTTGCGCTACACGGGCCGGGACATCCCCGAAGAGGTGCCAAAGTATCCCGAAAGCGAGTTCGAGCCGGATATCATTGAGCCGATTGCGACCTATTGGACGGTGGGCGACGACTACGATTTTGAGGGCAATTGCGGGTGGATCTGCAACCCGACGATCGCGCCCGGCTCCATCCAATATTACGCGGCGGGCGAGCGTGGCATCCCCGAATGGGACAATTCGGTACTACTGCCAACGCTCAAGCATGGCACCCTATACGTGCAACCTCTGAGCGAAGATGGTCTTGCGGCCGATGGTCGTCCCACGGCCTGGTTCAGTACACAGAACCGATACCGCGACACAGCCATCGGGCCAGATAACCGTACCATATTTATAGCCACAGATGGCTTCGGCACTGCCGCCCAAATCTACGGAGAGCGCGGCTTCACCAACGTGCTGCACAATCCTGGGACAATCCTGACTTTCACATATCAAGGAGAACTGGCGGAGGCCCAGGCGGTGTCAGGGCTGGGCTTGGGACCCGCCTCCGACCAGGAACTGGACGGGCAACGTGAGCCATCGAGCGAGGCAAGTGCAGCGGAAGGCGAGAGCTCCACAAAGGGGAGCAACGAAAGCGTCGGCTCGCAGGAAATGTCTGGCGGTGACGCGATTGGCGCAGAGGCGCCTGAGCGCGCCGCCCAAACGGACGTCGATACCAGCTTCGATCAGCTGTTCGACAATGGCCGAACGCTCTATGGCATCAACTGCGCCGCTTGTCATGCCGTCAATGGTCAAGGAGCGCAGGGGCCGGCACTGGCCGGCAGCAAAGCCCTGGATGACGACGAGTATCTCGCGCGCACCCTTGTACACGGCTTTGGCTATATGCCGCCCTTCGGCGACCAGTTGAGCGATCTCCAGCTCTCGGCGATTGCCACCTATATCCGCAATAGTTGGGGCAACGAGTTTGGGATACTGCCGCCTGACGATTTTGCGCAACAGCGCTAG
- a CDS encoding pseudoazurin translates to MKRTALKSAIATGILLSATSAWAADHRIEMLNKDSEGRTMQFEPAFLKIEPGDSVTFVASDKGHNSESILEMIPAEADPWKGKINEEITITYDQEGFYAFKCQPHLGLGMVGLLQVGDNGPQIDAEEIDKLPGRAAARLAELIAQADQGGEEQHSADDRPQ, encoded by the coding sequence GTGAAACGCACAGCACTCAAATCTGCGATCGCTACCGGCATTCTGCTCTCCGCAACCAGCGCCTGGGCCGCAGACCATCGCATAGAGATGCTCAACAAGGACTCTGAAGGCCGCACCATGCAGTTCGAGCCGGCGTTCCTGAAAATCGAGCCGGGTGACAGCGTCACCTTCGTTGCCTCCGACAAGGGCCACAACTCCGAGTCCATCCTGGAGATGATCCCGGCAGAGGCGGATCCCTGGAAGGGCAAGATCAATGAGGAGATCACCATCACCTATGACCAAGAAGGCTTCTACGCTTTCAAGTGCCAGCCCCATTTAGGACTAGGCATGGTCGGTTTGCTGCAGGTCGGAGACAATGGGCCCCAGATAGACGCAGAGGAAATCGACAAGCTGCCTGGCCGTGCCGCAGCCCGTTTGGCCGAACTGATTGCACAGGCGGACCAGGGCGGTGAGGAGCAGCACAGCGCTGACGATCGGCCGCAGTAA
- a CDS encoding exodeoxyribonuclease III: MREVQFFRLFSSLNGQELKTIDSRFPATALADPGSEAAWKGEPSWNGVAILARGRTPVLTRDALPGSSNDRHARYIEAACNGVIVGCLCAPNGNPRPGPKYDYKLDWTERLVAHAQELWSSELPIVLAGDFNIVPEPCDIYATTSYKDNALVQPESRALFQKLLEQGWTDAIRRQHPEATIYTFWDYMRNRWQRNAGLRLDHLLLSRPLARKLKAAGVNKEVRGEAGAIDHAPAWIHLSQRSPANAVAVLWK, translated from the coding sequence ATTCGCGAGGTTCAATTCTTTCGCCTGTTTTCTAGTCTCAACGGGCAGGAACTCAAGACCATCGATAGCAGGTTTCCCGCCACGGCGCTGGCGGATCCGGGCTCTGAGGCGGCCTGGAAAGGGGAACCGAGCTGGAATGGTGTCGCCATCCTCGCCCGCGGACGCACACCGGTCCTAACAAGGGATGCACTTCCGGGGAGTTCGAATGATCGCCACGCGCGCTACATCGAGGCGGCCTGCAATGGCGTCATCGTCGGCTGTCTTTGTGCACCGAACGGCAATCCCCGACCCGGACCGAAGTACGACTACAAACTCGACTGGACCGAGCGTCTGGTCGCACATGCTCAAGAGCTTTGGTCGAGCGAACTGCCAATTGTGCTGGCCGGGGATTTCAATATCGTTCCAGAACCATGCGACATCTACGCGACAACTTCATACAAGGACAATGCTCTCGTCCAGCCGGAGAGCCGCGCATTATTCCAAAAGCTGTTGGAGCAGGGCTGGACGGATGCCATCCGGCGCCAGCATCCAGAGGCGACTATCTATACCTTCTGGGACTATATGCGAAACCGTTGGCAACGTAACGCGGGGTTGCGTCTAGATCATCTCCTTTTGAGCCGCCCACTTGCCCGCAAACTCAAGGCGGCGGGCGTCAACAAGGAAGTGCGCGGCGAGGCGGGCGCAATCGATCATGCCCCCGCTTGGATCCACCTGTCGCAGCGGTCGCCAGCCAACGCTGTGGCCGTGCTTTGGAAATAA
- a CDS encoding Wzz/FepE/Etk N-terminal domain-containing protein, which yields MEESEIDIRGILGLLRRRMVLIVSTTVLVVAVAAAVAFTLTPLYTASALVLVDPSRKNILDDSAISGASSAADNARIDSEVELARSDNVLLKVIQREQLISDDEFGVSIGLTARLLSFLGVPPPDLPTGQEALNQSLSKLRSAVSVQRKGLTYLISLQVRSEEAGKAAGLANALAEVYIQDQLSSKISSAVASLEVIQSRLEQARTGIVASETAYDQFIADNIDAIARDSGRTDLANMQRQIAALESARAQSASLASTVQVAIADNDINAIVTNLQSEALDALEQQRERLRRDLADQAGTASELDLQAELSRIEQSIIETANSEVTALQGEVQQAQDQTASLRQTLRSEVIGSALSADTLTQIFELQQNAELARRQYQTLLSRAQDLEAQADLQLADSRIVSTALAPEAPSFPNKRLILILAGLAGLGLGVGLAFLYENLVGGFTTDEQVATVLKRPVAATVPRQQGKAESDSHADLVVSSPLSIFSESIRRARAAVDQAIRHAQRSTDAEERGRIVLVTSSNPNEGKTTMALAMARSAAMSGQSVLLIDCDLRKPSVHRHLGIAPETGLLDLLQSDEADQMASLRHIIISDPLSRASVVVGSRRSNAPTDQLLDNPSFHRILKAARRSFDYVILDTPPVGPVVDALYLCRQADAITFVIKWASTSQSEVRKNIDALVNAAGEDIPLLVALTQQEQSRSEYYKKYSGYYSYSA from the coding sequence ATGGAAGAAAGTGAAATCGACATCCGCGGCATCCTCGGCCTGCTTCGCAGGCGTATGGTGCTCATCGTGTCGACGACCGTGTTGGTCGTCGCGGTCGCGGCAGCCGTCGCCTTCACCCTGACCCCGCTCTACACCGCCTCCGCCCTGGTGCTGGTAGACCCTTCGCGCAAGAACATTCTCGATGACAGCGCCATTTCCGGCGCCTCGTCCGCAGCGGACAATGCGCGGATCGACAGCGAGGTCGAGTTGGCCCGGTCCGACAATGTCCTTCTCAAGGTGATCCAGCGCGAGCAGTTGATTTCGGATGACGAGTTTGGCGTCTCGATTGGCCTCACCGCGCGCCTGCTTTCCTTTCTTGGTGTACCGCCCCCCGACCTGCCCACGGGGCAGGAAGCGCTCAACCAGAGCTTGAGCAAGTTGCGCAGCGCAGTCAGCGTCCAGCGCAAAGGCCTCACATACCTCATTTCGCTCCAAGTTCGGTCCGAAGAGGCAGGCAAGGCCGCCGGTCTCGCCAATGCCCTGGCCGAGGTCTACATCCAGGACCAGCTGTCTTCCAAGATATCGAGCGCCGTTGCCTCCCTTGAGGTCATTCAAAGCCGGTTGGAGCAGGCCCGAACTGGAATCGTCGCATCCGAAACCGCCTATGATCAATTCATTGCCGACAATATCGATGCGATAGCGCGTGACAGCGGCCGAACCGACCTTGCCAATATGCAAAGACAAATCGCGGCTCTGGAATCGGCGCGTGCCCAATCCGCTTCGCTGGCGAGCACGGTACAGGTCGCCATTGCCGACAACGACATCAACGCCATCGTCACGAACCTCCAATCCGAAGCCCTTGACGCCCTCGAGCAGCAGCGCGAACGCCTGCGTCGGGACCTTGCCGACCAGGCGGGCACCGCCAGCGAGTTGGACCTGCAGGCCGAACTCTCCCGCATCGAGCAATCCATAATCGAGACTGCCAACAGTGAGGTCACGGCACTTCAGGGCGAAGTGCAACAGGCCCAGGATCAGACGGCTTCGCTCCGCCAGACCCTGCGGTCCGAAGTCATCGGTTCGGCCCTATCGGCCGACACGCTGACGCAGATTTTCGAGCTGCAGCAGAACGCCGAGCTGGCGCGCCGGCAATACCAGACCCTGCTCTCCCGGGCGCAGGACCTCGAGGCGCAGGCCGACCTGCAGTTGGCTGACAGCCGCATTGTCTCGACGGCGCTGGCCCCAGAAGCCCCCTCATTTCCAAATAAGCGTCTCATCCTGATCCTGGCAGGACTGGCGGGACTGGGATTGGGCGTCGGCCTGGCCTTTCTCTATGAAAACCTGGTCGGTGGTTTTACGACCGACGAGCAAGTTGCAACCGTCCTCAAGCGTCCTGTTGCCGCCACCGTGCCGCGGCAGCAGGGAAAGGCTGAAAGCGACAGCCATGCCGATCTCGTCGTGTCCTCGCCCCTTTCTATCTTTTCCGAATCCATTCGCCGGGCTCGTGCCGCAGTTGACCAGGCCATACGCCATGCGCAGCGGAGCACCGACGCGGAGGAACGCGGGCGGATCGTCCTGGTCACCTCCTCCAATCCCAATGAGGGCAAGACCACCATGGCGCTGGCAATGGCACGATCGGCGGCGATGTCTGGCCAGTCCGTGCTGTTGATCGACTGCGACCTGCGCAAGCCTTCCGTTCACCGCCATCTGGGGATTGCGCCCGAAACCGGCCTCTTGGATCTGCTCCAGTCCGATGAGGCCGACCAGATGGCCTCATTGCGCCACATCATCATCAGTGATCCATTGTCCAGGGCCTCAGTCGTAGTGGGATCGCGGCGGAGCAACGCGCCCACGGACCAGCTCCTCGACAACCCATCGTTTCACCGGATCCTCAAGGCCGCGCGGCGCTCATTCGATTATGTCATTCTCGACACACCGCCGGTTGGGCCGGTTGTCGATGCGCTCTATCTCTGTCGGCAAGCCGACGCGATCACCTTTGTGATCAAATGGGCCAGCACTTCTCAAAGCGAAGTCAGGAAGAATATCGATGCTCTGGTCAATGCCGCCGGCGAGGACATTCCGCTTCTCGTCGCCCTGACGCAGCAGGAGCAATCGCGCTCCGAATACTACAAGAAGTATAGCGGGTACTATTCCTACAGCGCCTAA
- a CDS encoding O-antigen ligase family protein — translation MTISAFAAARPRALTSRSAGRPQNGFALWALLVLFALAPLPLASARPFLWALWASYTGLVAVVFLVWQLRSGNPLRVSPLDFKSPTFLVLLTLAALILQLLPIAPFPIVSAEGATLVSAQVSVAPGQTLLMLTRQLTYALVAFLVLQVAASDRRRPFLLHGLIAIALAYAAYGLVALRMGDTILGLPKWAYSGSITGSFVNRNSFATFLGFGAILTLSHLCALVRRQAQRHPDDGLITGLLSSLVLYSAGYLFLLLIVIGTQSRMGLFATLAGSGVVILITLLSVRRLGLVLLVAPVALATLVGLFWLIGGGLLERIEWQGFGSDSRILLYQQVMDLIALRPWTGFGGGTFEVAFPLVHQLPLTPDVTWKLAHNSYLALWAELGLVAGSFLILAFGYAAVRLIVGLLRGTGSWAPQVAALAAIVQIAIHSTVDFSLEIPANTLMFIAIVTTGLANCVGVRSDGRLR, via the coding sequence ATGACCATTTCCGCCTTTGCCGCCGCCCGCCCCCGCGCTCTCACCAGCCGCTCCGCCGGCAGGCCGCAAAATGGCTTTGCACTTTGGGCACTGCTAGTGCTTTTTGCCCTGGCGCCCCTGCCCCTTGCCAGCGCCCGGCCCTTCCTCTGGGCGCTTTGGGCGTCCTACACGGGCCTGGTGGCCGTGGTTTTCCTTGTCTGGCAGTTGCGCTCGGGTAACCCATTGCGGGTCAGCCCGCTGGACTTCAAGTCCCCGACTTTTTTAGTTCTCCTGACACTGGCTGCCCTGATCCTCCAGCTCCTGCCCATTGCACCCTTTCCGATCGTGAGCGCTGAAGGAGCCACTCTGGTATCGGCGCAAGTGAGCGTTGCGCCAGGGCAGACCCTGTTGATGCTGACGCGTCAGTTGACCTATGCACTGGTGGCGTTTCTGGTGCTGCAGGTGGCCGCCAGTGACAGACGGCGCCCGTTCCTTCTCCATGGCCTGATCGCCATCGCCTTGGCCTATGCCGCCTATGGTCTTGTGGCCTTGCGCATGGGAGATACCATTCTGGGTCTGCCCAAATGGGCCTATTCGGGGTCGATCACCGGCAGCTTCGTCAACCGCAATTCTTTCGCGACCTTCCTGGGATTTGGGGCGATCCTGACCCTATCGCATCTTTGCGCCCTGGTGCGGCGCCAGGCCCAGCGGCACCCAGACGACGGACTGATCACGGGCCTTTTGAGCAGCCTTGTGCTTTATTCGGCCGGCTACCTCTTCCTGCTGCTCATCGTCATCGGCACCCAGTCGCGCATGGGCCTTTTCGCAACTCTTGCGGGCTCCGGGGTCGTGATCCTGATCACCCTGCTCTCGGTGCGTCGACTGGGCCTTGTCCTTTTGGTCGCGCCGGTGGCATTGGCCACCCTTGTCGGACTGTTTTGGCTGATTGGCGGCGGTCTCCTTGAACGCATCGAATGGCAGGGCTTTGGCTCGGACAGTCGCATCCTGCTCTATCAACAGGTGATGGACCTGATCGCGTTGAGACCCTGGACCGGATTTGGGGGTGGAACCTTCGAGGTGGCATTCCCACTGGTTCATCAACTGCCCCTGACCCCGGACGTGACGTGGAAACTTGCGCATAACTCCTATCTAGCGCTCTGGGCCGAACTTGGCCTGGTGGCGGGCTCTTTCCTTATTCTGGCGTTCGGCTATGCCGCAGTGCGACTAATCGTCGGCCTGCTACGCGGCACCGGATCCTGGGCACCCCAGGTTGCCGCCCTGGCAGCCATTGTCCAGATCGCCATCCATTCGACCGTAGATTTTAGTCTGGAAATCCCGGCCAACACCTTGATGTTCATCGCTATTGTCACCACTGGTCTGGCAAATTGCGTCGGCGTCCGGTCGGACGGCAGGTTACGGTGA
- a CDS encoding metallophosphoesterase family protein, whose product MLDFVRRLFGASRQAATRAQSEARHVRLDTLPAVVYAIGDVHGCLEELRSLERKITQDSAGIEGYKLLVMLGDYIDRGPNSAGVIDHLLALPPDGFERICLMGNHEVMASAFLDQPSPRSDWLSFGGAETMQSYGLPSFAPSGSSASRVRQAVEAHVPQEHRDFLRSLAWTLSLPGWLFVHAGLRPGLPLEEQDPEDLFWIREEFFAAPALPQIRIVHGHTPAAEPVVTPGRICLDTGAFATGRLTALKITSDGQTRILQTP is encoded by the coding sequence ATGCTGGACTTCGTCCGGCGACTATTTGGCGCCTCTCGCCAGGCTGCGACGCGGGCGCAGTCTGAGGCCCGGCACGTACGGCTAGATACGCTGCCGGCGGTCGTCTACGCCATTGGCGACGTCCATGGTTGCCTTGAGGAACTGCGTTCCCTGGAGCGAAAGATCACCCAGGATAGCGCCGGCATCGAGGGGTACAAACTTCTAGTCATGCTGGGCGACTATATTGACCGGGGTCCGAATTCAGCTGGCGTCATCGACCATCTGCTGGCGCTTCCACCCGACGGGTTTGAGCGCATCTGCCTTATGGGCAACCACGAGGTCATGGCCTCTGCCTTCCTTGACCAGCCTAGCCCGCGATCGGATTGGCTCAGCTTCGGCGGCGCCGAGACAATGCAGTCCTACGGACTGCCGTCCTTTGCGCCGAGCGGGAGTTCAGCGAGCCGCGTACGCCAGGCAGTCGAGGCGCACGTGCCCCAGGAGCATCGGGACTTCCTGCGTTCGCTCGCCTGGACACTGAGCCTGCCAGGCTGGCTGTTCGTTCATGCTGGCCTGCGCCCCGGACTGCCCCTTGAAGAACAAGACCCGGAGGACCTGTTCTGGATACGCGAAGAGTTCTTCGCCGCCCCTGCCCTGCCGCAAATCCGCATCGTTCATGGTCACACCCCGGCGGCCGAGCCAGTCGTCACGCCCGGTCGCATCTGCCTGGATACGGGCGCTTTTGCCACAGGGCGCCTGACCGCTCTCAAGATCACGTCCGATGGGCAGACACGGATACTCCAAACGCCTTGA